Proteins encoded within one genomic window of Mya arenaria isolate MELC-2E11 chromosome 13, ASM2691426v1:
- the LOC128213881 gene encoding 5'-AMP-activated protein kinase catalytic subunit alpha-2-like isoform X9, whose translation MADKNQPQVKIGHYIIGDTLGVGTFGKVKIATHHLTNHKVAVKILNRQKIKSLDVVGKIRKEIQNLKLFRHPHIIKLYQVISTPTDIFMVMEYVSGGELFDYIVKNGKLKEHEARRFFQQIVSGVDYCHRHMVVHRDLKPENLLLDHNLDVKLADFGLSNMMHDGEFLRTSCGSPNYAAPEVISGKLYAGPEVDVWSCGVILYALLCGTLPFDDEHVPTLFRKIKSGIFNIPEYLNKEVVSMLCHMLQVDPLKRATMKDIRDHDWFKKDLPAYLFPPQNDNDASIIDLDVIRDVCDKFGVSEYEVEAAILNGDPMDQLVIAYNLIMDNKRIIDNTSSSVSFQDFYLASSPPSDSFLLAGGNQLKSGRHSHLLGSPQASEAMPTSTSGLKPHPERMPEMKDVTQTLDPLLTTVNKAQTPAKKAKWHLGIRSQSKPHDIMHEVFRAMKALGFDWKVINNYHVRVRKLNPVTNKYTKMSLQLYQVDQKSFLLDFKSLLEGSEDGLNRASSMASQGSSDNVIFGNASFSEEKMEVDEPARCHHTLEFFEMCAQLITTLAR comes from the exons atggcTGACAAGAATCAACCTcaggtcaaaattggccactaCATAATTGGAGATACATTGGGTGTAGGGACGTTTGGAAAAGTTAAAA tTGCCACTCACCACTTGACTAACCACAAGGTTGCTGTGAAAATTTTAAACCGGCAGAAGATCAAGAGTCTGGATGTTGTGGGCAAAATCAGGAAGGAGATACAGAATCTCAAACTCTTCAGACACCCTCACATCATCAAACT GTACCAAGTTATCAGTACACCGACAGATATCTTCATGGTGATGGAATATGTCTCAGGAGGGGAACTCTTTGATTATATTGTCAAAAATGGAAAG CTGAAGGAACACGAGGCCCGGAGGTTTTTTCAGCAGATTGTGTCTGGCGTGGACTACTGCCACAGGCACATGGTTGTCCACCGTGACTTAAAGCCAGAAAATCTATTACTAGACCACAACCTCGATGTCAAACTGGCTGACTTTG GTTTGTCAAACATGATGCATGACGGAGAATTTCTGAGGACGAGTTGTGGGTCACCGAACTACGCCGCCCCTGAGGTCATCTCGGGAAA GCTGTATGCTGGTCCTGAGGTGGACGTTTGGAGTTGTGGAGTTATTCTTTATGCCCTTCTCTGTGGAACG CTGCCATTTGATGACGAACATGTTCCAACACTGTTCAGAAAAATTAAAT CTGGTATCTTCAACATCCCGGAGTACCTGAACAAGGAGGTGGTCTCCATGCTGTGTCACATGCTCCAGGTCGACCCCCTCAAACGGGCCACCATGAAGGACATTAG AGATCATGACTGGTTTAAGAAGGATCTGCCTGCGTATCTTTTCCCGCCTCAGAACGACAATGATGCCTCCATCATCGACTTGGATGTTATCAGGGATGTCTGCGAT AAATTTGGTGTGTCTGAGTATGAGGTTGAGGCAGCCATTTTGAATGGGGATCCGATGGACCAGCTGGTGATCGCCTACAACCTGATCATGGACAACAAGCGCATCATTGATAACA CCAGCTCGTCCGTGAGTTTCCAGGATTTCTACCTGGCCTCCAGTCCGCCCAGTGACTCCTTCCTTCTG GCAGGTGGTAATCAACTTAAG TCCGGCCGCCACTCTCACCTCCTTGGTTCGCCCCAGGCATCGGAAGCCATGCCAACT TCAACCAGTGGATTGAAGCCTCACCCTGAACGGATGCCAG AGATGAAGGATGTTACCCAGACCCTAGACCCGCTACTGACGACCGTCAACAAGGCACAGACCCCTGCGAAAAAGGCAAAGTGGCATCTTG GTATCCGATCACAAAGCAAGCCCCACGACATCATGCATGAGGTGTTCCGGGCAATGAAGGCCCTTGGATTT GATTGGAAGGTGATCAACAACTACCATGTGAGAGTAAGGAAGCTTAACCCTGTCACCAACAAATAT ACTAAGATGAGCCTGCAGTTGTACCAGGTAGACCAGAAGAGTTTCCTGCTTGACTTTAAGTCTCTTTTGGAGGGGAGTGAGGATGGCCTCAACCGCGCCTCCAGCATGGCCTCACAGGGCAGCTCAGATAATG TCATCTTTGGAAATGCCAGTTTTTCAG AGGAGAAGATGGAAGTGGATGAGCCGGCACGGTGCCATCACACCCTCGAGTTCTTTGAGATGTGTGCCCAGCTGATCACCACACTGGCCCGGTAG
- the LOC128213881 gene encoding 5'-AMP-activated protein kinase catalytic subunit alpha-2-like isoform X1 yields the protein MADKNQPQVKIGHYIIGDTLGVGTFGKVKIATHHLTNHKVAVKILNRQKIKSLDVVGKIRKEIQNLKLFRHPHIIKLYQVISTPTDIFMVMEYVSGGELFDYIVKNGKLKEHEARRFFQQIVSGVDYCHRHMVVHRDLKPENLLLDHNLDVKLADFGLSNMMHDGEFLRTSCGSPNYAAPEVISGKLYAGPEVDVWSCGVILYALLCGTLPFDDEHVPTLFRKIKSGIFNIPEYLNKEVVSMLCHMLQVDPLKRATMKDIRDHDWFKKDLPAYLFPPQNDNDASIIDLDVIRDVCDKFGVSEYEVEAAILNGDPMDQLVIAYNLIMDNKRIIDNTSSSVSFQDFYLASSPPSDSFLLAGGNQLKSGRHSHLLGSPQASEAMPTSTSGLKPHPERMPEMKDVTQTLDPLLTTVNKAQTPAKKAKWHLGIRSQSKPHDIMHEVFRAMKALGFDWKVINNYHVRVRKLNPVTNKYTKMSLQLYQVDQKSFLLDFKSLLEGSEDGLNRASSMASQGSSDNVIFGNASFSVFERGRFANCSPIDAHTGQNILLMPEEKMEVDEPARCHHTLEFFEMCAQLITTLAR from the exons atggcTGACAAGAATCAACCTcaggtcaaaattggccactaCATAATTGGAGATACATTGGGTGTAGGGACGTTTGGAAAAGTTAAAA tTGCCACTCACCACTTGACTAACCACAAGGTTGCTGTGAAAATTTTAAACCGGCAGAAGATCAAGAGTCTGGATGTTGTGGGCAAAATCAGGAAGGAGATACAGAATCTCAAACTCTTCAGACACCCTCACATCATCAAACT GTACCAAGTTATCAGTACACCGACAGATATCTTCATGGTGATGGAATATGTCTCAGGAGGGGAACTCTTTGATTATATTGTCAAAAATGGAAAG CTGAAGGAACACGAGGCCCGGAGGTTTTTTCAGCAGATTGTGTCTGGCGTGGACTACTGCCACAGGCACATGGTTGTCCACCGTGACTTAAAGCCAGAAAATCTATTACTAGACCACAACCTCGATGTCAAACTGGCTGACTTTG GTTTGTCAAACATGATGCATGACGGAGAATTTCTGAGGACGAGTTGTGGGTCACCGAACTACGCCGCCCCTGAGGTCATCTCGGGAAA GCTGTATGCTGGTCCTGAGGTGGACGTTTGGAGTTGTGGAGTTATTCTTTATGCCCTTCTCTGTGGAACG CTGCCATTTGATGACGAACATGTTCCAACACTGTTCAGAAAAATTAAAT CTGGTATCTTCAACATCCCGGAGTACCTGAACAAGGAGGTGGTCTCCATGCTGTGTCACATGCTCCAGGTCGACCCCCTCAAACGGGCCACCATGAAGGACATTAG AGATCATGACTGGTTTAAGAAGGATCTGCCTGCGTATCTTTTCCCGCCTCAGAACGACAATGATGCCTCCATCATCGACTTGGATGTTATCAGGGATGTCTGCGAT AAATTTGGTGTGTCTGAGTATGAGGTTGAGGCAGCCATTTTGAATGGGGATCCGATGGACCAGCTGGTGATCGCCTACAACCTGATCATGGACAACAAGCGCATCATTGATAACA CCAGCTCGTCCGTGAGTTTCCAGGATTTCTACCTGGCCTCCAGTCCGCCCAGTGACTCCTTCCTTCTG GCAGGTGGTAATCAACTTAAG TCCGGCCGCCACTCTCACCTCCTTGGTTCGCCCCAGGCATCGGAAGCCATGCCAACT TCAACCAGTGGATTGAAGCCTCACCCTGAACGGATGCCAG AGATGAAGGATGTTACCCAGACCCTAGACCCGCTACTGACGACCGTCAACAAGGCACAGACCCCTGCGAAAAAGGCAAAGTGGCATCTTG GTATCCGATCACAAAGCAAGCCCCACGACATCATGCATGAGGTGTTCCGGGCAATGAAGGCCCTTGGATTT GATTGGAAGGTGATCAACAACTACCATGTGAGAGTAAGGAAGCTTAACCCTGTCACCAACAAATAT ACTAAGATGAGCCTGCAGTTGTACCAGGTAGACCAGAAGAGTTTCCTGCTTGACTTTAAGTCTCTTTTGGAGGGGAGTGAGGATGGCCTCAACCGCGCCTCCAGCATGGCCTCACAGGGCAGCTCAGATAATG TCATCTTTGGAAATGCCAGTTTTTCAG TTTTTGAACGAGGTAGGTTTGCCAACTGCAGCCCTATAG ATGCCCACACTGGACAAAACATCCTCCTCATGCCAG AGGAGAAGATGGAAGTGGATGAGCCGGCACGGTGCCATCACACCCTCGAGTTCTTTGAGATGTGTGCCCAGCTGATCACCACACTGGCCCGGTAG
- the LOC128213881 gene encoding 5'-AMP-activated protein kinase catalytic subunit alpha-2-like isoform X3: MADKNQPQVKIGHYIIGDTLGVGTFGKVKIATHHLTNHKVAVKILNRQKIKSLDVVGKIRKEIQNLKLFRHPHIIKLYQVISTPTDIFMVMEYVSGGELFDYIVKNGKLKEHEARRFFQQIVSGVDYCHRHMVVHRDLKPENLLLDHNLDVKLADFGLSNMMHDGEFLRTSCGSPNYAAPEVISGKLYAGPEVDVWSCGVILYALLCGTLPFDDEHVPTLFRKIKSGIFNIPEYLNKEVVSMLCHMLQVDPLKRATMKDIRDHDWFKKDLPAYLFPPQNDNDASIIDLDVIRDVCDKFGVSEYEVEAAILNGDPMDQLVIAYNLIMDNKRIIDNTSSSVSFQDFYLASSPPSDSFLLAGGNQLKSGRHSHLLGSPQASEAMPTSTSGLKPHPERMPEMKDVTQTLDPLLTTVNKAQTPAKKAKWHLGIRSQSKPHDIMHEVFRAMKALGFDWKVINNYHVRVRKLNPVTNKYTKMSLQLYQVDQKSFLLDFKSLLEGSEDGLNRASSMASQGSSDNVIFGNASFSVFERDAHTGQNILLMPEEKMEVDEPARCHHTLEFFEMCAQLITTLAR, from the exons atggcTGACAAGAATCAACCTcaggtcaaaattggccactaCATAATTGGAGATACATTGGGTGTAGGGACGTTTGGAAAAGTTAAAA tTGCCACTCACCACTTGACTAACCACAAGGTTGCTGTGAAAATTTTAAACCGGCAGAAGATCAAGAGTCTGGATGTTGTGGGCAAAATCAGGAAGGAGATACAGAATCTCAAACTCTTCAGACACCCTCACATCATCAAACT GTACCAAGTTATCAGTACACCGACAGATATCTTCATGGTGATGGAATATGTCTCAGGAGGGGAACTCTTTGATTATATTGTCAAAAATGGAAAG CTGAAGGAACACGAGGCCCGGAGGTTTTTTCAGCAGATTGTGTCTGGCGTGGACTACTGCCACAGGCACATGGTTGTCCACCGTGACTTAAAGCCAGAAAATCTATTACTAGACCACAACCTCGATGTCAAACTGGCTGACTTTG GTTTGTCAAACATGATGCATGACGGAGAATTTCTGAGGACGAGTTGTGGGTCACCGAACTACGCCGCCCCTGAGGTCATCTCGGGAAA GCTGTATGCTGGTCCTGAGGTGGACGTTTGGAGTTGTGGAGTTATTCTTTATGCCCTTCTCTGTGGAACG CTGCCATTTGATGACGAACATGTTCCAACACTGTTCAGAAAAATTAAAT CTGGTATCTTCAACATCCCGGAGTACCTGAACAAGGAGGTGGTCTCCATGCTGTGTCACATGCTCCAGGTCGACCCCCTCAAACGGGCCACCATGAAGGACATTAG AGATCATGACTGGTTTAAGAAGGATCTGCCTGCGTATCTTTTCCCGCCTCAGAACGACAATGATGCCTCCATCATCGACTTGGATGTTATCAGGGATGTCTGCGAT AAATTTGGTGTGTCTGAGTATGAGGTTGAGGCAGCCATTTTGAATGGGGATCCGATGGACCAGCTGGTGATCGCCTACAACCTGATCATGGACAACAAGCGCATCATTGATAACA CCAGCTCGTCCGTGAGTTTCCAGGATTTCTACCTGGCCTCCAGTCCGCCCAGTGACTCCTTCCTTCTG GCAGGTGGTAATCAACTTAAG TCCGGCCGCCACTCTCACCTCCTTGGTTCGCCCCAGGCATCGGAAGCCATGCCAACT TCAACCAGTGGATTGAAGCCTCACCCTGAACGGATGCCAG AGATGAAGGATGTTACCCAGACCCTAGACCCGCTACTGACGACCGTCAACAAGGCACAGACCCCTGCGAAAAAGGCAAAGTGGCATCTTG GTATCCGATCACAAAGCAAGCCCCACGACATCATGCATGAGGTGTTCCGGGCAATGAAGGCCCTTGGATTT GATTGGAAGGTGATCAACAACTACCATGTGAGAGTAAGGAAGCTTAACCCTGTCACCAACAAATAT ACTAAGATGAGCCTGCAGTTGTACCAGGTAGACCAGAAGAGTTTCCTGCTTGACTTTAAGTCTCTTTTGGAGGGGAGTGAGGATGGCCTCAACCGCGCCTCCAGCATGGCCTCACAGGGCAGCTCAGATAATG TCATCTTTGGAAATGCCAGTTTTTCAG TTTTTGAACGAG ATGCCCACACTGGACAAAACATCCTCCTCATGCCAG AGGAGAAGATGGAAGTGGATGAGCCGGCACGGTGCCATCACACCCTCGAGTTCTTTGAGATGTGTGCCCAGCTGATCACCACACTGGCCCGGTAG
- the LOC128213881 gene encoding 5'-AMP-activated protein kinase catalytic subunit alpha-2-like isoform X5, whose translation MADKNQPQVKIGHYIIGDTLGVGTFGKVKIATHHLTNHKVAVKILNRQKIKSLDVVGKIRKEIQNLKLFRHPHIIKLYQVISTPTDIFMVMEYVSGGELFDYIVKNGKLKEHEARRFFQQIVSGVDYCHRHMVVHRDLKPENLLLDHNLDVKLADFGLSNMMHDGEFLRTSCGSPNYAAPEVISGKLYAGPEVDVWSCGVILYALLCGTLPFDDEHVPTLFRKIKSGIFNIPEYLNKEVVSMLCHMLQVDPLKRATMKDIRDHDWFKKDLPAYLFPPQNDNDASIIDLDVIRDVCDKFGVSEYEVEAAILNGDPMDQLVIAYNLIMDNKRIIDNTSSSVSFQDFYLASSPPSDSFLLAGGNQLKSGRHSHLLGSPQASEAMPTSTSGLKPHPERMPEMKDVTQTLDPLLTTVNKAQTPAKKAKWHLGIRSQSKPHDIMHEVFRAMKALGFDWKVINNYHVRVRKLNPVTNKYTKMSLQLYQVDQKSFLLDFKSLLEGSEDGLNRASSMASQGSSDNVIFGNASFSDAHTGQNILLMPEEKMEVDEPARCHHTLEFFEMCAQLITTLAR comes from the exons atggcTGACAAGAATCAACCTcaggtcaaaattggccactaCATAATTGGAGATACATTGGGTGTAGGGACGTTTGGAAAAGTTAAAA tTGCCACTCACCACTTGACTAACCACAAGGTTGCTGTGAAAATTTTAAACCGGCAGAAGATCAAGAGTCTGGATGTTGTGGGCAAAATCAGGAAGGAGATACAGAATCTCAAACTCTTCAGACACCCTCACATCATCAAACT GTACCAAGTTATCAGTACACCGACAGATATCTTCATGGTGATGGAATATGTCTCAGGAGGGGAACTCTTTGATTATATTGTCAAAAATGGAAAG CTGAAGGAACACGAGGCCCGGAGGTTTTTTCAGCAGATTGTGTCTGGCGTGGACTACTGCCACAGGCACATGGTTGTCCACCGTGACTTAAAGCCAGAAAATCTATTACTAGACCACAACCTCGATGTCAAACTGGCTGACTTTG GTTTGTCAAACATGATGCATGACGGAGAATTTCTGAGGACGAGTTGTGGGTCACCGAACTACGCCGCCCCTGAGGTCATCTCGGGAAA GCTGTATGCTGGTCCTGAGGTGGACGTTTGGAGTTGTGGAGTTATTCTTTATGCCCTTCTCTGTGGAACG CTGCCATTTGATGACGAACATGTTCCAACACTGTTCAGAAAAATTAAAT CTGGTATCTTCAACATCCCGGAGTACCTGAACAAGGAGGTGGTCTCCATGCTGTGTCACATGCTCCAGGTCGACCCCCTCAAACGGGCCACCATGAAGGACATTAG AGATCATGACTGGTTTAAGAAGGATCTGCCTGCGTATCTTTTCCCGCCTCAGAACGACAATGATGCCTCCATCATCGACTTGGATGTTATCAGGGATGTCTGCGAT AAATTTGGTGTGTCTGAGTATGAGGTTGAGGCAGCCATTTTGAATGGGGATCCGATGGACCAGCTGGTGATCGCCTACAACCTGATCATGGACAACAAGCGCATCATTGATAACA CCAGCTCGTCCGTGAGTTTCCAGGATTTCTACCTGGCCTCCAGTCCGCCCAGTGACTCCTTCCTTCTG GCAGGTGGTAATCAACTTAAG TCCGGCCGCCACTCTCACCTCCTTGGTTCGCCCCAGGCATCGGAAGCCATGCCAACT TCAACCAGTGGATTGAAGCCTCACCCTGAACGGATGCCAG AGATGAAGGATGTTACCCAGACCCTAGACCCGCTACTGACGACCGTCAACAAGGCACAGACCCCTGCGAAAAAGGCAAAGTGGCATCTTG GTATCCGATCACAAAGCAAGCCCCACGACATCATGCATGAGGTGTTCCGGGCAATGAAGGCCCTTGGATTT GATTGGAAGGTGATCAACAACTACCATGTGAGAGTAAGGAAGCTTAACCCTGTCACCAACAAATAT ACTAAGATGAGCCTGCAGTTGTACCAGGTAGACCAGAAGAGTTTCCTGCTTGACTTTAAGTCTCTTTTGGAGGGGAGTGAGGATGGCCTCAACCGCGCCTCCAGCATGGCCTCACAGGGCAGCTCAGATAATG TCATCTTTGGAAATGCCAGTTTTTCAG ATGCCCACACTGGACAAAACATCCTCCTCATGCCAG AGGAGAAGATGGAAGTGGATGAGCCGGCACGGTGCCATCACACCCTCGAGTTCTTTGAGATGTGTGCCCAGCTGATCACCACACTGGCCCGGTAG
- the LOC128213881 gene encoding 5'-AMP-activated protein kinase catalytic subunit alpha-2-like isoform X2 has product MADKNQPQVKIGHYIIGDTLGVGTFGKVKIATHHLTNHKVAVKILNRQKIKSLDVVGKIRKEIQNLKLFRHPHIIKLYQVISTPTDIFMVMEYVSGGELFDYIVKNGKLKEHEARRFFQQIVSGVDYCHRHMVVHRDLKPENLLLDHNLDVKLADFGLSNMMHDGEFLRTSCGSPNYAAPEVISGKLYAGPEVDVWSCGVILYALLCGTLPFDDEHVPTLFRKIKSGIFNIPEYLNKEVVSMLCHMLQVDPLKRATMKDIRDHDWFKKDLPAYLFPPQNDNDASIIDLDVIRDVCDKFGVSEYEVEAAILNGDPMDQLVIAYNLIMDNKRIIDNTSSSVSFQDFYLASSPPSDSFLLSGRHSHLLGSPQASEAMPTSTSGLKPHPERMPEMKDVTQTLDPLLTTVNKAQTPAKKAKWHLGIRSQSKPHDIMHEVFRAMKALGFDWKVINNYHVRVRKLNPVTNKYTKMSLQLYQVDQKSFLLDFKSLLEGSEDGLNRASSMASQGSSDNVIFGNASFSVFERGRFANCSPIDAHTGQNILLMPEEKMEVDEPARCHHTLEFFEMCAQLITTLAR; this is encoded by the exons atggcTGACAAGAATCAACCTcaggtcaaaattggccactaCATAATTGGAGATACATTGGGTGTAGGGACGTTTGGAAAAGTTAAAA tTGCCACTCACCACTTGACTAACCACAAGGTTGCTGTGAAAATTTTAAACCGGCAGAAGATCAAGAGTCTGGATGTTGTGGGCAAAATCAGGAAGGAGATACAGAATCTCAAACTCTTCAGACACCCTCACATCATCAAACT GTACCAAGTTATCAGTACACCGACAGATATCTTCATGGTGATGGAATATGTCTCAGGAGGGGAACTCTTTGATTATATTGTCAAAAATGGAAAG CTGAAGGAACACGAGGCCCGGAGGTTTTTTCAGCAGATTGTGTCTGGCGTGGACTACTGCCACAGGCACATGGTTGTCCACCGTGACTTAAAGCCAGAAAATCTATTACTAGACCACAACCTCGATGTCAAACTGGCTGACTTTG GTTTGTCAAACATGATGCATGACGGAGAATTTCTGAGGACGAGTTGTGGGTCACCGAACTACGCCGCCCCTGAGGTCATCTCGGGAAA GCTGTATGCTGGTCCTGAGGTGGACGTTTGGAGTTGTGGAGTTATTCTTTATGCCCTTCTCTGTGGAACG CTGCCATTTGATGACGAACATGTTCCAACACTGTTCAGAAAAATTAAAT CTGGTATCTTCAACATCCCGGAGTACCTGAACAAGGAGGTGGTCTCCATGCTGTGTCACATGCTCCAGGTCGACCCCCTCAAACGGGCCACCATGAAGGACATTAG AGATCATGACTGGTTTAAGAAGGATCTGCCTGCGTATCTTTTCCCGCCTCAGAACGACAATGATGCCTCCATCATCGACTTGGATGTTATCAGGGATGTCTGCGAT AAATTTGGTGTGTCTGAGTATGAGGTTGAGGCAGCCATTTTGAATGGGGATCCGATGGACCAGCTGGTGATCGCCTACAACCTGATCATGGACAACAAGCGCATCATTGATAACA CCAGCTCGTCCGTGAGTTTCCAGGATTTCTACCTGGCCTCCAGTCCGCCCAGTGACTCCTTCCTTCTG TCCGGCCGCCACTCTCACCTCCTTGGTTCGCCCCAGGCATCGGAAGCCATGCCAACT TCAACCAGTGGATTGAAGCCTCACCCTGAACGGATGCCAG AGATGAAGGATGTTACCCAGACCCTAGACCCGCTACTGACGACCGTCAACAAGGCACAGACCCCTGCGAAAAAGGCAAAGTGGCATCTTG GTATCCGATCACAAAGCAAGCCCCACGACATCATGCATGAGGTGTTCCGGGCAATGAAGGCCCTTGGATTT GATTGGAAGGTGATCAACAACTACCATGTGAGAGTAAGGAAGCTTAACCCTGTCACCAACAAATAT ACTAAGATGAGCCTGCAGTTGTACCAGGTAGACCAGAAGAGTTTCCTGCTTGACTTTAAGTCTCTTTTGGAGGGGAGTGAGGATGGCCTCAACCGCGCCTCCAGCATGGCCTCACAGGGCAGCTCAGATAATG TCATCTTTGGAAATGCCAGTTTTTCAG TTTTTGAACGAGGTAGGTTTGCCAACTGCAGCCCTATAG ATGCCCACACTGGACAAAACATCCTCCTCATGCCAG AGGAGAAGATGGAAGTGGATGAGCCGGCACGGTGCCATCACACCCTCGAGTTCTTTGAGATGTGTGCCCAGCTGATCACCACACTGGCCCGGTAG